The Colias croceus chromosome 11, ilColCroc2.1 genome has a segment encoding these proteins:
- the LOC123695844 gene encoding uncharacterized protein LOC123695844 — protein sequence MFLPNYDCNNPTLCHTLSIMECFRTNLKNKPVTAVNVKLTVEDCFRQRCFSCECGVRCNKIFNSASSTKDCNMSRNLLDDQIAKALQALESSEDEDEIENFTFNNNSLNLDVDSALDRIQGITYEELLETLESSIEGEQPEFEEVSPALPPPQSHPTDDVPNFDEMPQTEASSIPQENVENDEEYYRQLLHIYNRLQNKEHQWTTNVSTFTEQIFEKNLKSLIVTSRATPINYFYKLFPDELVENK from the exons ATGTTTTTACCAAACTATGACTGTAATAATCCCACATTATGTCATACATTATCAATTATGGAATGTTTCCGaacgaatttaaaaaataaaccggTGACAGCAGTCAATGTCAAGTTGACAGTTGAAGATTGTTTTCGGCAACGGTGTTTTTCTTGCGAGTGTGGCGTACgttgcaataaaatatttaattctgcGTCGTCAACAAAAG ACTGTAATATGTCTAGGAATTTGTTAGATGACCAAATCGCAAAGGCACTGCAAGCGTTGGAGTCTTCAGAAGATGAagatgaaattgaaaatttcacTTTCAATAACAACAGTCTGAACTTGGATGTTGATTCTGCCTTAGATAGAATTCAAGGTATCACATATGAAGAGCTTTTAGAGACCTTGGAGTCCTCTATTGAAGGTGAACAACCAGAATTTGAAGAAGTTTCGCCAGCTCTTCCACCACCTCAATCACATCCAACTGATGATGTGCctaattttgatgaaatgcCTCAAACAGAGGCATCTTCTATACCACAGGAAAATGTGGAGAATGATGAAGAATATTACAGAcagttattacatatttacaatagattacaaaataaagaacaTCAATGGACAACAAATGTTTCCACTTTCACAgaacaaatatttgaaaagaaTCTCAAATCTCTTATTGTTACTAGCCGAGCTACAcccattaattatttttataagttatttCCAGATGAGCTGGTAGAAAATAAATGA
- the LOC123695845 gene encoding transmembrane protein 70 homolog, mitochondrial yields the protein MLRIFHKSIVLQNKCSLSHNLLKDLNVYKCVTVHQNFVRSFASKTIEDTKFERIYYGNLTPQIRSVKVFSVCSSIAGLCAQPILVKEAATIGSTSLIVALCSVVGFFTFVTPILLHLVTKKYVTEMHYDPSTSTYRATTISFFLIPKKLDFTPNDVVVPDIPGMFTTMVAKDKPLFIEARHFNDPLHYAKIMGYDKPLDFKMGNPEESKK from the exons ATGCTACGAATATTCCATAAGAGTATAGTGTTACAAAACAAATGTTCCCTCTCACATAATCTTCTAAAAgatttaaatgtttacaaatgTGTAACAGTGCACCAAAACTTTGTGAGAAGTTTTGCGAGTAAAACTATCGAagatacaaaatttgaacgcATTTATTATGGTAATCTTACCCCACAAATAAGGAGTGTAAAAGTTTTCTCAGTGTGCTCAAGTATAGCCGGTCTTTGCGCTCAACCGATTTTAGTTAAAGAAGCCGCTACCATCGGTAGTACTTCACTAATAGTAGCTTTATGTTCAGTAGTTGGATTCTTTACATTTGTCACTCCAATATTACTGCACCttgtaacgaaaaaatatgtaacagaAATGCATTATGATCCAAGCACATCTACATATAGAGCAACCACAATAAGTTTCTTTTTAATACCTAAAAAG TTGGACTTCACACCAAATGATGTTGTAGTTCCCGATATCCCTGGAATGTTCACAACAATGGTAGCCAAAGATAAACCCTTATTTATTGAAGCCAGACACTTCAATGATCCTCTCCACTATGCTAAGATAATGGGCTACGACAAACCATTAGACTTTAAAATGGGAAACCCAGAAGAGAGTAAAAAGTAG